The following coding sequences lie in one bacterium genomic window:
- a CDS encoding HU family DNA-binding protein produces MTKEEIIKAIKDQFPDLTLQKSRQIYESTVNLVRDSLARGESVEIRGFGRFSVREKNQRLGRNPRNGKEAVIKERKVVTFKPSNIFKEEVLNGHGTSE; encoded by the coding sequence ATGACCAAAGAGGAAATTATCAAAGCTATCAAGGACCAATTTCCGGATCTCACTTTGCAGAAGTCAAGGCAGATCTACGAAAGCACTGTGAATCTGGTCAGGGATTCACTTGCCAGGGGTGAATCGGTTGAAATAAGAGGATTCGGCAGATTCAGTGTCCGGGAGAAAAATCAGAGATTAGGAAGGAATCCAAGGAACGGTAAGGAGGCAGTGATCAAAGAAAGAAAAGTAGTAACCTTCAAGCCCTCAAATATTTTCAAGGAGGAGGTCTTGAATGGGCATGGGACTTCAGAATAA
- a CDS encoding DNA-processing protein DprA, with protein sequence MEIQWIQQGDDHYPKILTERMGTEAPLTIAVLGNPTILLLHRMGLLCSVRCPGSIVLKTFDAIRELRDAGVVIAGGFHSPMERECLDLLLRGSQPIILCPARSLIGLHIGQSSRQALENGRLLVLSMFGPEIRRTTSAQAAKRNELIAALADIVFIPHASSGGKTEAVAHHAIRRGQIVVTFADKENANLIQNGAQLYEHSYP encoded by the coding sequence ATGGAAATCCAGTGGATTCAACAAGGTGATGATCACTACCCTAAGATACTTACTGAGAGGATGGGCACTGAAGCGCCATTGACTATTGCAGTCTTGGGTAACCCAACCATCCTGCTACTGCACCGGATGGGCCTGCTGTGCTCGGTTCGCTGCCCAGGGAGCATCGTACTCAAGACCTTCGATGCCATCCGCGAACTGCGGGATGCGGGCGTTGTGATCGCTGGAGGGTTCCATTCACCCATGGAGCGGGAATGCCTGGATTTACTCCTGCGCGGATCACAGCCTATAATCCTTTGTCCGGCCAGAAGTCTTATCGGGCTACATATCGGACAATCGAGTCGGCAGGCATTGGAGAATGGCAGACTTCTTGTGCTGTCGATGTTTGGACCTGAGATTCGAAGGACTACGTCAGCCCAAGCAGCGAAACGAAATGAACTTATCGCCGCATTAGCAGATATTGTATTCATTCCTCACGCCTCATCTGGCGGTAAGACCGAGGCCGTTGCTCACCATGCGATCAGGAGGGGACAAATCGTTGTGACATTTGCAGATAAAGAAAACGCCAACCTCATCCAGAATGGAGCCCAGCTATATGAACATAGTTATCCGTAG